The following coding sequences are from one Melospiza melodia melodia isolate bMelMel2 chromosome 2, bMelMel2.pri, whole genome shotgun sequence window:
- the LOC134415145 gene encoding thyroid hormone-inducible hepatic protein-like has protein sequence MEQYFSATQKMEQEVMFPSLLRGVFPQEEGAAPAAESRTDLYERYQLLKAIKPMVEKGLASGGDQSPSGADTDGDASLDGNGAEDAQLEERLSQHLTGLQQVLTHLTRDTNALTRRYSQILEQINLSEGQPSW, from the coding sequence aTGGAGCAGTACTTCTCAGCCACGCAGAAGATGGAGCAGGAGGTGATGTTCCCCAGCCTGCTGCGAGGGGTCTTCCCGCAGGAGGAGGGGGCAGCCCCGGCTGCCGAGAGCCGCACGGACCTCTACGAGCGCTACCAGCTCCTCAAGGCCATCAAGCCCATGGTGGAGAAAGGCCTGGCCTCTGGGGGCGACCAGAGCCCCAGCGGTGCCGACACCGACGGCGACGCATCCTTGGACGGCAACGGGGCCGAGGATGCCCAGCTGGAGGAGCGCCTGTCCCAGCACCTGACTGGCCTGCAGCAGGTCCTCACCCACCTCACCAGGGACACCAACGCCCTGACCCGCAGGTACAGCCAGATCCTGGAGCAGATCAACCTCAGCGAGGGACAGCCCAGCTGGTGA